CCGGCTGGCCCCGGCCCTGCCGGGCGCCGACTGGTACGAGGTCGCCGGGGGCACCATCGACGCCGCGGTGCAGCTGGCCGACGCGATGCGCCCAGGCCACTACGACGCCGTGGTGGGGCTGGGCGGCGGCAAGATCATCGACGCGGCGAAATACGCCGCCGCCCGGGTCGGGCTGCCCATGGTGGCCGTGGCCACCAACCTGTCGCACGACGGCATCTGCTCCCCGGTGTCCACGCTCGACAACGACGCGGGACGCGGCTCCTACGGCGTGCCCACGCCGATCGCCCTGGTCATCGACCTCGACGTGATCCGCCGCGCGCCCGTGCGCTACGTGCGCTCCGGCATCGGGGACGCCGTGTCCAACATCTCGGCGATCGCCGACTGGGAGCTGTCCCACCGCGAGACCGGGGAGCAGATCGACGGCCTGGCCGCCGCCATGGCCAGGCAGGCGGGCGAGGCCGTGCTGCGGCACCCGGGCGACTGCGGCGACGACGCGTTCCTGACCGTGCTGTCCGAGGCGCTCGTGCTCTCCGGTATCGCGATGTCCATCGCCGGCCACACCCGGCCGTCCTCCGGTGCCTGCCACGAGATCTCGCACGCCCTCGACGTACTCCACCCGCGGCGTTCCGCGCCGCACGGGGAGCAGGTCGGGCTCGGGGCCGCGTTCGCGATGCACCTGCGCGGGGCCGTCGACCAGTGCGGCCTGATCGCCGACACGCTGCGCCGCCACGGGCTGCCCGTGCTGCCGGGCCACATCGGGTTCAGCACCGACGAATTCGTGGCCGCGGTGGCGTTCGCCCCGCAGACCAGGCCCGGCCGCTACACCATTCTCGAACACCTCGACCTGTCCACCGACCAGATCAGGGACGCGTACGCGGACTATGTCAAAACCATCGGTAGCTGAACTCCGGCCGGTCGTGCACCCCCCGGGGGTGAAGGACCGGCGCAGCGGTGAGCACTGGGCCGGGCGCCTGTACATGCGGGAGATCTCGCTGCGCTGGACCCGGCACCTGGTGAACACCCGGATCAGCCCGAACCAGCTCACCTACCTGATGGTCGTCGCCGGCGTCGCGGCCGGCGCCGCGCTGCTGGTCCCCGGCCTCGCCGGGGCGGTGGCCGCGGCGCTGCTCATCCAGCTCTACCTCCTGCTCGACTGCGTCGACGGCGAGGTCGCGCGCTGGCGCGGCCAGACCTCCATCACCGGTGTCTACCTGGACCGGGTCGGCCACTACCTGGCCGAGGCGGCGCTCCTGGTGGGCTTCGGGGTGCGTGCCGCCGACGTGTTCGCCGCCGAGGAGGCCGCCCCGAACTGGCTCTGGGCGTTCCTCGGCACGCTCGCCGCGCTCGGCGCCATCCTGATCAAGGCCGAGACCGACCTGGTCGATGTCGCGCGGACCCGCGGCGGGCTCCCGGCGGCCCGGGACGACGCGGCCATACCCCGCTCCTCGGGGCTCGCGCTGGCGCGCAGAGCCGCCGCGGCCCTGAAGTTCCACCGGCTGGTCGGCGGCGTCGAGGCGTCGCTGCTGATCCTCCTGGTGGCGGTACTCGACCTGGCCAGGGGTGACCTGTTCTTCACCCGCCTCGGCGTGGCCCTGCTGGCCGCCGTCGCGCTCGTGCAGACTCTCCTGCACCTGGTGTCCGTCCTGGCGTCGAGCAGGCTGAGGTGAGTGTGGTGGGTACGGCGCAGCTCAGACTCGGCGCGGTCATCCTGACCATGGGCGACCGGCCCGAGGCGTTGCGGGCGCTGCTCGACTCGGTGGCCGCACAG
Above is a genomic segment from Streptomyces marincola containing:
- a CDS encoding CDP-alcohol phosphatidyltransferase family protein is translated as MSKPSVAELRPVVHPPGVKDRRSGEHWAGRLYMREISLRWTRHLVNTRISPNQLTYLMVVAGVAAGAALLVPGLAGAVAAALLIQLYLLLDCVDGEVARWRGQTSITGVYLDRVGHYLAEAALLVGFGVRAADVFAAEEAAPNWLWAFLGTLAALGAILIKAETDLVDVARTRGGLPAARDDAAIPRSSGLALARRAAAALKFHRLVGGVEASLLILLVAVLDLARGDLFFTRLGVALLAAVALVQTLLHLVSVLASSRLR
- a CDS encoding iron-containing alcohol dehydrogenase family protein; this encodes MPVLTRLIPSPVSVDIMAGALDNLAGLLADQRISSSGRLAVAISNGSGAALRDRLAPALPGADWYEVAGGTIDAAVQLADAMRPGHYDAVVGLGGGKIIDAAKYAAARVGLPMVAVATNLSHDGICSPVSTLDNDAGRGSYGVPTPIALVIDLDVIRRAPVRYVRSGIGDAVSNISAIADWELSHRETGEQIDGLAAAMARQAGEAVLRHPGDCGDDAFLTVLSEALVLSGIAMSIAGHTRPSSGACHEISHALDVLHPRRSAPHGEQVGLGAAFAMHLRGAVDQCGLIADTLRRHGLPVLPGHIGFSTDEFVAAVAFAPQTRPGRYTILEHLDLSTDQIRDAYADYVKTIGS